A single region of the Streptomyces sp. NBC_00236 genome encodes:
- a CDS encoding DUF6328 family protein, with protein MLRPGGRRSTVSPPEEQGQDRGWGRRETEEERADRRWTDLLQELRVAQTGVQILFGFLLAVVFQPRFTDLSDTDRTIYVVTVMFGSATAGALIGPVSYHRLLTGRRMKPQTVTWASRLTVIGLILLFCTMCSALLLILRVALHNALALWLVGGMALWFLICWFVFPAWALTRSPGRRDER; from the coding sequence ATGCTGCGCCCAGGCGGACGGAGGTCCACGGTGAGCCCACCCGAGGAACAGGGACAGGACCGCGGATGGGGGCGCCGGGAGACGGAGGAGGAACGGGCCGACCGCCGGTGGACCGATCTGCTCCAGGAACTGCGCGTCGCCCAGACCGGCGTACAGATTCTCTTCGGCTTCCTGCTCGCCGTCGTCTTCCAGCCGCGCTTCACGGATCTCTCCGACACCGACCGCACGATCTACGTGGTCACGGTGATGTTCGGCTCCGCCACCGCGGGTGCGCTCATCGGGCCCGTGTCCTACCACCGGCTGCTGACGGGGCGGCGGATGAAACCGCAGACGGTCACCTGGGCGTCCCGGCTGACCGTGATCGGGCTGATCCTGCTGTTCTGCACGATGTGCTCGGCACTCCTGCTGATCCTGCGTGTGGCGCTGCACAACGCTCTCGCCCTCTGGCTGGTGGGCGGGATGGCGCTGTGGTTCCTCATCTGCTGGTTCGTCTTCCCCGCCTGGGCGCTGACCCGGTCCCCCGGCCGTCGGGACGAGCGGTGA
- a CDS encoding GNAT family N-acetyltransferase, giving the protein MKSGITSRARRTLGEDVGIRRAGARDAKRLTRLVRTSRAYEGPYAPMVAGYRVGHDYVETHRVFAAVGETTGRLLGFYALILDPPELDLMFVADDAQGAGIGRLLIGHLRDEARAARLAEVRIVSHPPAEGFYTSVGAHRTGTVRAAPPAVMWDRPALVLPVG; this is encoded by the coding sequence ATGAAATCAGGCATTACGTCGCGAGCACGCCGGACCCTGGGCGAAGACGTCGGGATCAGGCGGGCCGGTGCACGGGACGCGAAACGCCTGACCCGTCTGGTCCGTACCTCCCGCGCCTACGAGGGCCCGTACGCACCCATGGTCGCCGGCTACCGGGTGGGTCACGACTACGTCGAGACGCACAGGGTCTTCGCGGCCGTGGGGGAGACCACCGGCCGGCTGCTCGGCTTCTACGCCCTGATCCTCGACCCGCCCGAGCTGGACCTCATGTTCGTCGCCGACGACGCGCAGGGCGCCGGGATCGGGCGCCTGCTCATCGGGCACCTGAGGGACGAAGCGCGGGCGGCCCGGCTCGCCGAGGTGCGCATCGTCTCGCATCCGCCGGCCGAGGGCTTCTACACGAGCGTGGGCGCCCACCGGACCGGAACCGTGCGGGCCGCACCGCCCGCGGTGATGTGGGACCGTCCCGCCCTCGTGCTGCCGGTCGGCTGA
- a CDS encoding J-domain-containing protein: MTERKPAGVSFESWVDKQIRESEQRGDFSQLPGFGKPLEGLDRPYDEAWWIKAKMEREGMSVLPPALALRKEAEETLAAVPGTRTEAQVRRMLDEVNEKIAEAVRRPPPGPLLNLGPFDVEAVVEEWRTARRSS; encoded by the coding sequence GTGACCGAGCGCAAACCTGCGGGTGTCAGCTTCGAGTCATGGGTCGACAAGCAGATTCGGGAATCCGAGCAGCGCGGTGACTTCTCGCAGCTGCCGGGGTTCGGCAAGCCCCTCGAAGGACTCGACCGCCCGTACGACGAGGCGTGGTGGATCAAGGCGAAGATGGAGCGCGAGGGGATGTCCGTGCTTCCGCCGGCGCTGGCCCTGCGCAAGGAGGCGGAGGAAACGCTCGCCGCCGTGCCCGGGACGCGGACCGAGGCTCAGGTGCGGCGGATGCTGGACGAGGTGAACGAGAAGATCGCCGAGGCCGTGAGGCGGCCGCCGCCCGGCCCGCTCCTGAACCTCGGACCGTTCGACGTCGAGGCCGTCGTCGAGGAGTGGCGCACGGCGCGCCGCTCCTCCTGA
- a CDS encoding tyrosine-protein phosphatase, whose protein sequence is MQTARAVPAASVLNLRDLGGIALGPGRQVRPGVVLRSGQLSGHDPVHDATVAVLGIRTVVDLRTADERASAPDRLPPGARLFVADVLGDDPGVAPARLRALLADPVETERLLGGGKAEEMFAETYRQVVLSPRAAAAYRALLETAADDAARPVLFHCTTGKDRAGWGAVLLLLLLGASRDAVREEFLSVNPVMRVAFRPSVQSYLDAGGDPEIASAIIEVRPRYLDTALDAMDERWGGIDGYARDGLRIPEAALRRLRDDLVVAAG, encoded by the coding sequence GTGCAAACCGCCAGGGCCGTCCCGGCAGCCTCTGTTCTCAACCTGCGGGATCTGGGCGGCATCGCCCTCGGGCCCGGCCGGCAGGTGCGACCCGGCGTGGTGCTGCGCTCGGGGCAGCTCAGCGGGCACGATCCGGTACACGACGCGACGGTGGCCGTACTCGGCATCCGTACGGTCGTCGACCTGCGGACCGCGGACGAGCGGGCCTCGGCCCCCGACCGTCTGCCGCCCGGCGCCCGGCTGTTCGTCGCCGACGTGCTGGGTGACGATCCGGGCGTGGCACCGGCCAGGCTCCGCGCCCTGCTCGCCGATCCGGTCGAGACCGAGCGGCTGCTCGGGGGCGGTAAGGCCGAGGAGATGTTCGCCGAGACGTACCGGCAGGTGGTGCTGTCGCCGCGGGCGGCCGCCGCCTACCGGGCCTTGCTCGAGACGGCGGCCGACGACGCCGCGCGCCCGGTGCTCTTCCACTGCACGACAGGCAAGGACCGGGCCGGCTGGGGGGCGGTCCTGCTGCTGCTTCTCCTCGGTGCCTCGCGCGATGCCGTCCGGGAGGAGTTCCTCTCCGTGAACCCGGTGATGCGGGTCGCCTTCCGGCCGTCCGTGCAGAGCTATCTCGACGCGGGCGGCGACCCGGAGATCGCCTCCGCGATCATCGAGGTCCGGCCCCGCTACCTCGACACGGCGCTGGACGCCATGGACGAGCGCTGGGGAGGGATCGACGGGTACGCGCGCGACGGACTCCGCATCCCCGAAGCCGCGCTGCGGCGGCTGCGCGACGACCTCGTGGTGGCAGCGGGCTGA
- a CDS encoding SHOCT domain-containing protein, whose translation MNRRGPGLLGAVARTAVVAGTASAVSGRVQRRQQARFAEDDSEQMAEEQMRQQTQMQAARQQAPQQQAAQAPADDLIGQLERLAELKKQGILTDAEFEAQKARLLAE comes from the coding sequence ATGAACCGCCGCGGGCCCGGTCTGCTCGGCGCGGTGGCGCGAACGGCCGTCGTCGCGGGAACCGCCTCGGCGGTCAGTGGCCGCGTCCAGCGGCGCCAGCAGGCGAGGTTCGCCGAGGACGACTCCGAGCAGATGGCCGAGGAGCAGATGCGTCAGCAGACGCAGATGCAGGCGGCCCGGCAACAGGCTCCTCAGCAGCAGGCCGCCCAGGCGCCCGCCGACGATCTCATCGGTCAATTGGAGCGACTGGCGGAGCTGAAGAAGCAAGGCATCCTGACCGATGCCGAGTTCGAGGCCCAGAAGGCAAGACTTCTGGCGGAGTGA
- a CDS encoding DUF6325 family protein, whose product MAVGPVEYLVVAFPGSRFTGAIAPALAEAVASKAVRIIDLTFVYRAEDGSIEIVELDDLDPDDLVSFEPVEGEVGGMLNSDDIRTLGESVPPGSSAALIVWEDLWALPLTEAVRASGGQLVAHERIPADVAEAAVAAAASAS is encoded by the coding sequence GTGGCTGTGGGACCTGTGGAGTACCTCGTCGTCGCCTTCCCCGGCAGCCGGTTCACCGGTGCCATCGCGCCGGCGCTCGCGGAAGCGGTGGCGTCGAAGGCGGTGCGCATCATCGACCTGACCTTCGTGTACCGGGCGGAGGACGGTTCGATCGAGATCGTCGAACTGGATGACCTCGATCCGGACGACCTGGTCTCGTTCGAGCCGGTCGAGGGTGAGGTCGGCGGCATGCTGAACAGCGACGACATCCGGACCCTGGGCGAGAGCGTGCCGCCGGGCAGTTCCGCGGCGCTGATCGTGTGGGAGGACCTCTGGGCGCTGCCCCTCACCGAGGCGGTCCGCGCGTCGGGCGGGCAACTCGTCGCCCATGAGCGGATTCCCGCAGACGTAGCGGAGGCCGCAGTGGCGGCCGCCGCGTCCGCAAGCTGA
- the mutA gene encoding methylmalonyl-CoA mutase small subunit, whose translation MTVQPADGLSLAAEFPDPAHEQWQSLVEGVLRKSGKDVSGSAAEEALSTTVEDGLITRPLYTSRDDAPDAGLPGFAPFTRGSTPQGSTAGGWGVRQRHASTDPVRLNEALLGDLENGTTSLWLTVGGADGVPVSGLARALEGVHLDLAPLVLDAGDELDAAATELFRLHQERGIHADAVRGNLGADPLGQAARSGAEADLTSAVRWAKHCAAGYPGLRALTVDGLPYHEAGGSAAQELGSSLATGVAYLRALTDAGLGVDEACAQLEFRYAATADQFLTIAKLRAARRLWARVAEVCGAPEAGAQRQHAVTSPVMMTRRDPWVNMLRTTLACLGAGVGGAGAVTVLPFDHALGLPDAFARRIARNTSTILLEESHLARVIDPAGGSWYVERLTDELADAAWAFFQEIERAGGQAAALGSGMVADRIAATWAARSKDLARRKEPITGVSEFPQLAERAVEREPVPSGATRGGLPVVRRDEAFEALRARSDAHLAATGARPRVFIAALGPASAHTARAAFAANLFQAGGIEPVHEPVRVDASSAAAALAASGTDVVCLCSSDALYAEQAGDIAEALVSAGAQRVYLAGRPAAYPGVDEYVFAGCDVVAVLSSVLDRMGVA comes from the coding sequence ATGACGGTCCAGCCTGCTGACGGGCTTTCGTTGGCCGCCGAATTCCCTGATCCCGCCCACGAGCAGTGGCAGAGCCTTGTCGAAGGTGTGCTGCGCAAGTCGGGCAAGGACGTTTCGGGTTCGGCCGCCGAGGAAGCACTGTCCACCACGGTGGAGGACGGGCTCATCACTCGCCCCCTCTACACCTCGCGCGACGACGCGCCCGATGCCGGTCTCCCGGGCTTCGCCCCCTTCACCCGCGGCAGCACACCGCAGGGAAGTACGGCGGGCGGCTGGGGCGTACGACAGCGGCACGCGTCGACGGATCCCGTACGGCTCAACGAGGCCCTGCTCGGGGACCTGGAGAACGGCACCACCTCGTTGTGGCTGACCGTCGGGGGCGCTGACGGCGTGCCCGTCTCCGGCCTGGCGCGGGCACTGGAGGGCGTCCACCTCGATCTGGCACCGCTCGTACTCGACGCCGGGGACGAACTCGACGCCGCAGCCACGGAGTTGTTCCGGCTTCATCAGGAGCGCGGCATCCATGCGGACGCGGTGCGCGGCAACCTCGGGGCCGACCCGCTCGGGCAGGCCGCCCGCAGCGGCGCCGAGGCGGACCTGACGTCCGCCGTGCGCTGGGCGAAGCACTGCGCGGCCGGGTACCCCGGGCTGCGGGCGCTGACCGTCGACGGGCTGCCGTACCACGAGGCCGGCGGCTCTGCCGCGCAGGAGCTGGGCAGTTCGCTGGCCACGGGCGTCGCCTATCTGCGCGCACTGACCGACGCGGGACTCGGCGTGGACGAGGCCTGCGCCCAGCTGGAATTCCGGTACGCGGCCACCGCCGACCAGTTCCTGACGATCGCCAAGCTGCGGGCCGCGCGCCGGCTGTGGGCGCGGGTCGCCGAGGTCTGCGGGGCGCCGGAGGCCGGGGCACAACGCCAGCACGCGGTGACGTCGCCGGTGATGATGACGCGGCGCGATCCGTGGGTGAACATGCTGCGGACCACGCTGGCCTGCCTGGGCGCCGGCGTCGGTGGCGCCGGTGCCGTGACCGTGCTGCCCTTCGATCACGCGCTGGGCCTCCCCGACGCCTTCGCGCGGCGCATCGCCCGCAACACGTCGACGATCCTCCTGGAGGAGTCCCATCTGGCCCGGGTCATCGACCCGGCGGGCGGTTCCTGGTACGTGGAACGCCTGACGGACGAACTCGCCGACGCCGCCTGGGCCTTCTTCCAGGAGATCGAGCGGGCCGGCGGTCAGGCCGCGGCGCTCGGCTCGGGCATGGTCGCGGACCGGATCGCCGCCACCTGGGCCGCCCGCAGCAAGGATCTGGCGCGGCGCAAGGAGCCGATCACCGGTGTGAGCGAGTTCCCGCAGCTCGCGGAACGCGCGGTGGAGCGCGAGCCGGTGCCGTCGGGCGCCACCAGGGGTGGTCTCCCGGTGGTCCGCCGCGACGAGGCCTTCGAGGCGCTGCGCGCCCGTTCGGACGCCCATCTGGCGGCGACCGGTGCCCGGCCGCGGGTCTTCATCGCCGCGCTCGGCCCCGCCTCGGCACACACCGCGCGCGCCGCGTTCGCCGCCAACCTGTTCCAGGCGGGTGGCATCGAACCCGTCCACGAGCCGGTCCGGGTCGACGCCTCGTCGGCCGCCGCCGCTCTCGCCGCCTCGGGCACGGACGTGGTCTGTCTGTGCTCCAGTGACGCGCTCTACGCCGAACAGGCCGGCGACATCGCCGAAGCGCTCGTCTCGGCCGGTGCGCAGCGGGTGTACCTGGCGGGGCGGCCCGCTGCGTACCCGGGTGTCGACGAGTACGTCTTCGCCGGGTGCGACGTGGTGGCCGTCCTCTCCTCCGTTCTCGACCGTATGGGTGTGGCGTAA
- the scpA gene encoding methylmalonyl-CoA mutase has translation MRIPDFSDIELGPGGGAEVTEDQWRAAVKESSGTSDNDLLWETPEGIAVKPLYTGQDLEGIDFLGTYPGVAPYLRGPYPTMYVNQPWTIRQYAGFSTAEESNAFYRRNLAAGQKGLSVAFDLPTHRGYDSDHPRVTGDVGMAGVAIDSIYDMRQLFDGIPLDKMSVSMTMNGAVLPVLALYIVAAEEQGVPPEKLAGTIQNDILKEFMVRNTYIYPPKPSMRIISDIFSYTSQKMPRYNSISISGYHIQEAGATADLELAYTLADGVEYLRAGRDAGLDVDAFAPRLSFFWAIGMNFFMEVAKLRAARLLWAKLVREFEPKNAKSLSLRTHSQTSGWSLTAQDVFNNVTRTCVEAMAATQGHTQSLHTNALDEALALPTDFSARIARNTQLLLQQESGTGRVIDPWGGSAYVEKLTYDLARRAWQHIEEVEAAGGMAKAIDAGIPKLRIEEAAARTQARIDSGRQPVIGVNKYRVETDEKIDVLKVDNSSVRTQQLEKLRRLREERDEQVCQDALRALTEAAGREPGPGLEGNLLALAVDAARAMATVGEISDALEKVYGRHAGQIRTISGVYRNEAGESPSVDRTRALVDAFEEAEGRRPRILVAKMGQDGHDRGQKVIATAFADLGFDVDVGPLFQTPGEVARQAVEADVHIVGVSSLAAGHLTLVPALRAELAAEGREDIMIVVGGVIPPQDVDALHEAGAAAVFPPGTVIPDAAHDLVTRLGASLGHEL, from the coding sequence ATGCGGATCCCCGACTTCTCCGACATCGAGCTCGGGCCGGGCGGCGGCGCCGAGGTGACCGAGGACCAGTGGCGTGCCGCGGTCAAGGAGTCCTCCGGGACCTCCGACAACGACCTGCTGTGGGAGACCCCCGAAGGCATCGCGGTCAAGCCGCTCTACACCGGCCAGGACCTGGAGGGCATCGACTTCCTCGGGACGTACCCGGGGGTGGCGCCGTATCTGCGGGGTCCGTACCCGACGATGTACGTCAACCAGCCCTGGACGATCCGGCAGTACGCGGGCTTCTCCACCGCCGAGGAGTCCAACGCCTTCTACCGCCGTAACCTCGCGGCCGGGCAGAAGGGTCTGTCGGTCGCCTTCGACCTGCCGACCCACCGCGGCTACGACAGCGACCACCCGCGGGTGACCGGTGACGTCGGCATGGCCGGTGTCGCGATCGACTCGATCTACGACATGCGCCAGTTGTTCGACGGCATCCCGCTGGACAAGATGTCCGTGTCGATGACGATGAACGGCGCCGTGCTGCCCGTCCTCGCGTTGTACATCGTGGCCGCCGAGGAACAGGGCGTACCGCCCGAGAAGCTGGCCGGGACCATTCAGAACGACATTCTGAAGGAGTTCATGGTCCGCAACACGTACATCTATCCGCCGAAGCCCTCGATGCGGATCATCTCCGACATCTTCTCGTACACCTCGCAGAAGATGCCGCGCTACAACTCGATCTCCATTTCCGGCTACCACATCCAGGAGGCCGGGGCCACGGCCGACCTGGAGCTCGCGTACACCCTGGCCGACGGGGTGGAGTACCTGCGCGCCGGACGCGACGCCGGCCTCGACGTCGACGCGTTCGCACCTCGGCTGTCGTTCTTCTGGGCGATCGGCATGAACTTCTTCATGGAGGTGGCCAAGCTCCGGGCGGCCAGGCTGCTGTGGGCCAAGCTGGTCAGGGAGTTCGAGCCGAAGAACGCCAAGTCCCTGTCGCTGCGCACCCATTCACAGACGTCTGGGTGGTCGCTGACCGCGCAGGACGTGTTCAACAACGTCACCCGCACCTGTGTGGAGGCGATGGCCGCGACCCAGGGACACACGCAGTCACTGCACACCAACGCCCTCGACGAGGCGCTCGCCCTGCCCACCGACTTCTCGGCCCGCATCGCCCGCAACACCCAGCTGCTGCTCCAGCAGGAGTCCGGCACGGGACGGGTCATCGACCCGTGGGGCGGCAGCGCGTACGTGGAGAAGCTCACCTACGACCTGGCGCGTCGGGCCTGGCAGCACATCGAGGAGGTCGAGGCGGCGGGCGGCATGGCCAAGGCCATCGACGCCGGCATCCCCAAGCTCCGTATCGAGGAGGCGGCGGCCCGCACCCAGGCCCGCATCGACTCCGGACGCCAGCCCGTCATCGGCGTCAACAAGTACCGCGTCGAGACCGACGAGAAGATCGACGTGCTCAAGGTCGACAACTCCTCCGTGCGCACCCAGCAGCTGGAGAAACTGCGCCGGCTGCGCGAGGAGCGCGACGAACAGGTCTGCCAGGACGCGCTGCGCGCGCTGACGGAGGCAGCCGGACGGGAGCCGGGTCCCGGTCTTGAGGGCAACCTGCTGGCCCTGGCTGTCGACGCGGCACGGGCGATGGCGACCGTGGGCGAGATCTCGGACGCCCTGGAGAAGGTGTACGGCCGGCATGCGGGCCAGATCCGTACGATCTCCGGTGTGTACCGCAACGAGGCAGGGGAGTCGCCGTCCGTGGACCGTACCCGCGCGCTGGTCGACGCGTTCGAGGAGGCGGAGGGACGCCGGCCGCGGATCCTGGTCGCCAAGATGGGCCAGGACGGTCACGACCGCGGCCAGAAGGTGATCGCGACCGCCTTCGCCGACCTGGGCTTTGACGTGGACGTCGGCCCGCTGTTCCAGACGCCGGGCGAGGTCGCCCGGCAGGCGGTCGAGGCGGACGTCCACATCGTGGGCGTCTCCTCCCTGGCCGCCGGCCACCTCACGCTCGTACCCGCGCTTCGCGCGGAGCTCGCCGCCGAGGGCCGTGAGGACATCATGATCGTGGTGGGCGGGGTGATCCCGCCGCAGGACGTCGACGCGCTGCACGAGGCGGGCGCGGCAGCGGTGTTCCCGCCGGGAACGGTGATCCCGGACGCGGCCCACGATCTGGTGACGCGGCTCGGTGCCTCACTCGGTCACGAGCTGTGA
- the meaB gene encoding methylmalonyl Co-A mutase-associated GTPase MeaB → MAPKIDLDSYVKGVLDGKRAHIARAITLVESTRPDHRALAQRLLRELLPHSGKARRIGISGVPGVGKSTFIDALGTMLTGLGHRVAVLAVDPSSSRTGGSILGDKTRMERLAVDPAAFVRPSPTAGTLGGVAKATRESIVVMEAAGYDVVLVETVGVGQSETAVANMVDTFLLLTLARTGDQLQGIKKGVLELADAIAVNKADGPHERDARSAARELAGALRLMHPVDAAWTPPVLTCSARESSGLDTLWERLEQHRTLLESTGRLAAKRSEQQVDWTWTMVRDDLLDGLRSHPGVRALAPELELRVREGSLPATLAAEQILEVFRGPGPATGRAIP, encoded by the coding sequence ATGGCTCCGAAGATCGATCTCGACAGCTACGTGAAGGGCGTACTCGACGGGAAGCGCGCACACATCGCGCGCGCCATCACCCTCGTGGAGTCCACCCGCCCCGATCACCGGGCGCTGGCCCAGCGGTTGCTGCGCGAACTGCTGCCGCACTCGGGCAAGGCCCGCCGCATCGGCATCAGCGGGGTGCCCGGGGTCGGCAAGTCCACGTTCATCGACGCACTCGGCACGATGCTCACCGGGCTCGGGCACCGGGTCGCGGTGCTTGCCGTGGACCCGTCCTCCAGCCGTACCGGCGGCTCCATCCTGGGCGACAAGACCAGGATGGAGCGGCTCGCGGTGGACCCGGCTGCGTTCGTCCGCCCCTCCCCCACCGCCGGCACGCTGGGCGGGGTCGCGAAGGCGACCCGCGAGTCGATCGTGGTGATGGAGGCGGCGGGCTACGACGTGGTGCTGGTGGAGACGGTCGGCGTCGGCCAGTCGGAGACCGCTGTCGCCAACATGGTCGACACGTTTCTGCTGCTGACGCTGGCACGCACCGGTGACCAGCTCCAGGGCATCAAGAAGGGTGTGCTGGAGCTGGCGGACGCCATCGCCGTGAACAAGGCCGACGGGCCGCACGAGCGCGATGCCCGCTCGGCGGCGCGTGAACTGGCGGGTGCGCTCCGACTGATGCACCCGGTGGACGCGGCGTGGACCCCGCCGGTGCTGACCTGCAGCGCCCGGGAGTCCAGCGGTCTGGACACCTTGTGGGAGCGGCTGGAGCAGCACCGGACCCTGCTCGAATCGACGGGGCGGCTCGCGGCCAAGCGCAGCGAGCAGCAGGTCGACTGGACCTGGACCATGGTGCGGGACGACCTGTTGGACGGCCTGCGCAGTCATCCGGGGGTGCGCGCGCTCGCGCCGGAGCTCGAACTGCGCGTACGGGAGGGCTCGTTGCCTGCCACGCTGGCCGCCGAACAGATCCTGGAGGTGTTCCGGGGGCCGGGTCCGGCGACCGGGCGCGCAATTCCCTAG
- a CDS encoding GNAT family N-acetyltransferase: MPIHLTALTDPDRGANDYRLAWLASDEAGAPVGSAFLRVFTREGQDHLAELELHVHPVERRKGTGSQLLDAAVRGAREHGRRSVVAQTEAGTPGDLFLQARGVRRVLALAYARLVLGKVDTAALTAVTREQHPGYRLESWDGIVPEPLAHTFAASRRAMDDMPMDDTDYGTVAWDVDRVRAVARAVTDRGDHLHTVAAVDETDGSIAGFTELVVPGDGQGDGQHYGTGVLPEHRGHGLARWMKAAAILGARERHPDLGGLLADTADSNTYMRRINDAFGYEPTHRSYEYQFDL, encoded by the coding sequence TTGCCGATACACCTGACCGCCCTGACCGATCCCGATCGCGGAGCCAACGACTACCGTCTGGCGTGGCTGGCGTCCGACGAGGCGGGTGCGCCCGTCGGATCGGCGTTCCTCCGGGTCTTCACCCGGGAGGGCCAGGACCACCTCGCCGAGCTGGAACTCCACGTGCACCCGGTGGAACGCCGGAAGGGCACCGGCTCCCAGCTGCTCGACGCGGCGGTCCGGGGAGCCAGGGAGCACGGTCGGCGTTCCGTCGTCGCGCAGACCGAGGCCGGCACCCCGGGAGACCTGTTCCTGCAGGCCAGGGGGGTGCGCAGGGTCCTCGCCCTCGCCTACGCCCGGCTCGTGCTGGGAAAGGTGGACACCGCGGCCCTGACCGCCGTCACCCGGGAACAGCATCCGGGCTACCGGCTGGAATCCTGGGACGGCATCGTCCCGGAACCGCTGGCGCACACGTTCGCCGCGTCGCGTCGCGCCATGGACGACATGCCCATGGACGACACCGACTACGGCACCGTGGCCTGGGACGTCGACCGGGTCAGGGCCGTCGCGCGGGCCGTCACGGACCGCGGCGACCACCTTCACACGGTGGCCGCCGTCGACGAGACCGACGGGTCGATCGCGGGCTTCACCGAACTCGTCGTGCCCGGTGACGGACAGGGCGACGGGCAGCACTACGGGACGGGCGTCCTGCCCGAGCACCGGGGCCACGGCCTCGCCCGGTGGATGAAGGCCGCGGCCATCCTCGGGGCCCGCGAGCGCCACCCGGACCTGGGCGGCCTGCTCGCGGACACCGCCGACAGCAACACGTACATGCGGCGCATCAACGACGCGTTCGGATACGAGCCGACGCACCGTTCGTACGAGTACCAGTTCGACCTCTAG
- the rho gene encoding transcription termination factor Rho: protein MTTTLEHPVTTTLDHPVTTAAAAGILDLTQQGHGSLRTAGGHPAPGDVQVTAALIRKYGLRKGDVVEGACERPRALSAVARVNGLPPQSLRGRPHFRDLTPLHPRQRLHLETPSGGPSTRIVDLVAPIGKGQRGLIVAPPRTGKTVLLQQIAAAVAENHPESHLMVVLLDERPEEVTDMRRSVRGEVYASTFDRPAKEHIALADLALERAKRLVEQGRDVVILLDSLTRLCRAHNNAAGNGGRTLSGGVDAAALTGPKRLFGAARLTEEAGSLTILATALVETGSRADEYFFEELKGTGNMELRLDRSLAEKRIHPAVNIAASGTRRDELLVPADTLTAVRGLRRALHSRDAQTSLETLLDRIRNTGDNAAFLRLIRTTVPSA from the coding sequence ATGACCACCACACTCGAACACCCCGTCACCACCACACTCGATCATCCCGTCACCACCGCTGCCGCCGCCGGCATCCTCGATCTCACACAGCAGGGGCACGGCTCCCTGCGCACCGCCGGCGGCCACCCCGCCCCCGGGGACGTACAGGTCACCGCGGCACTCATCCGCAAGTACGGCCTGCGCAAGGGCGATGTCGTCGAGGGCGCCTGCGAGCGTCCCCGCGCCCTGAGCGCCGTCGCACGCGTCAACGGGCTGCCCCCGCAGTCGCTGCGCGGCCGCCCGCACTTCCGCGACCTCACCCCGCTCCACCCCCGGCAGCGGCTGCACCTGGAAACACCGTCCGGCGGCCCCTCGACCCGCATCGTCGATCTGGTCGCCCCGATCGGCAAGGGACAGCGCGGGCTGATCGTCGCACCGCCCAGGACCGGCAAGACGGTTCTCCTCCAGCAGATCGCCGCCGCCGTCGCCGAGAACCACCCCGAGTCCCATCTGATGGTGGTACTCCTCGACGAACGCCCCGAGGAGGTCACCGACATGCGCCGCTCGGTGCGCGGCGAGGTCTACGCCTCCACCTTCGACCGGCCCGCCAAGGAACACATCGCCCTCGCGGATCTCGCCCTCGAACGGGCCAAGCGGCTCGTCGAGCAGGGCCGCGACGTCGTCATCCTGCTGGACTCGCTCACCCGGCTCTGCCGGGCCCACAACAACGCCGCGGGCAACGGCGGACGCACCCTCAGCGGCGGCGTGGACGCTGCCGCGCTGACCGGCCCCAAGCGGCTCTTCGGTGCCGCACGCCTCACCGAGGAGGCGGGCTCGCTGACCATTCTGGCCACGGCGCTCGTCGAGACCGGGTCCCGGGCGGACGAGTACTTCTTCGAGGAGCTGAAGGGCACCGGCAACATGGAGCTGCGGCTCGACCGCTCACTGGCCGAGAAGCGGATCCACCCGGCGGTGAACATCGCCGCCTCCGGCACCCGCCGCGACGAACTCCTCGTTCCGGCCGATACGTTGACCGCCGTACGAGGACTGCGCCGAGCCCTGCACTCCAGGGACGCCCAGACGTCCCTGGAGACGCTGCTGGACCGGATCAGGAACACCGGGGACAACGCCGCGTTCCTGCGCCTGATCCGCACCACTGTCCCGTCGGCCTGA